From Actinomycetota bacterium:
GAGGAATTTATGGCCGGGGGCGGAAACGACAGCCTCACGCACGTGGACTTCATGATCGGCAGCGACGACATGGACATCGACGGCATCACCGCGTCCGGCAGCGCCGAGGCCGTGATGCGGTTCGGCGAGTGGGCGTTCGACGTCTGACCGTCTGACCGCCGCGAACGGCTCTGCCGGACCCCCCTTGACCCTCTCGTAGCGTCATCCCGCAGACTGCGGGCATGGGTGAACTGGGACAAGACCCACCCCGGCCCCGAGCTCCCACAGGACGTGGTGGAAGGCACGCGCTCTCGATACGTCGAAGCGTACGAGCGGATCACTGGACGCTCCTTCGACGAGCACCTCAAGGAATCGTCCTGAACGGCTCCGAGCACGACCGGTGCTTGGGGGTGCCGCTCTAGTGCAGCCACTTGGTCCACTCGGCGCCCGGATCGCTGCCCAGGAACGCATGGTGGACAACGACTGCTGCTCCACCGACTACACGTTCCTCAAGCACTACATCGTGTCGTAGGTCGCGCGAGTCTGTGGCGAAGTCCACAGGCACACTCGGGCCCAGCAGGCAGGATCCCGGCTGACGCCGGCGAATGCTTCCAGGCACGGGTCAGGCTTCGTCAATCGGGGGGTAGTCGTGGATCGTTCAGGTGGGGCGCTCGGGCGAGCGCGGATGGCGATTGCGCTTCTGGCGATGAGTTTGGCGTGGGCTGGACCGACCGCGTCACGGCCGGTGTCGGCCCAGGTGCCAGAGCGTCCACATCTGCCGAGCGCCGGGTTGTCCGCTCCCGGAGTGGACGTGCCCTGTGAGCCAAGCGCGGATCGGCCCGTTCCGCTCATCCTGCTGCACGGCACAAGGTCCGACCGGACTATCAATTGGTCCTACCTGGGTCCTGAGCTGGCGGCCATGGGCTTTTGCGTGTACAGCCTCGACTTTCCCGACAGGGGACAGGTTCCCGTCCCGGATTCGGTCGCCGCTCTCGCTGCCCGCGTCGAAGAGGTGAAGCGGGAAACGGGGGCGCCCAAGGTCTCATTGTTCGGTCACTCCCTGGGCGGCGTCGTTGCGCGCGACTACGTCAAGCGGGGCGGCGGTCTGACCATGGTCGAGGACGTCGTCGCCATGGGCACGTCGCACACCGGTTACTACACCGAGCCGCCGGGCGACCAGGTGGATGCTCTTTTCAATACCGAGTGCCACGCCTGCTTCGACCAGGCGCGTGGCTCCGACTACATGCTGGGACTCAACGACGGGCCGGACCTCACGCCCGGCTCGGCCTCCTACACCTCGATCATCACGGCTTACGACGGAGTCGCCTTGCCGCTGGAGAGTCAGTACCTGCCGGAGGGGCCAGAGGTGGCCAACATCCTTCTGCAGGACGCATGTCCGGACCACTTCGTCGATCACGTGACTCTGGCGCTGGATCCGCTCGTGCGGGACTGGGTCGTGAACGCACTGGAGCGCGCTGGACCTGCCGACGAGAGCCGGACCGTCGACTGCGCCCCGCCGCTCAGCCGCAGAGGGAGCTGAGGGCGCGTCCGGAGTGTCGCGGTGGATTGGGGCGGCGCGACCCCGCGCCTTAGTCGACGGAGAAACGCTCCCAGGCTGACTGGCGGGTGATGCCCAGCGCCGCGCCGATCTCCTCCCATGTCCGGCGTTGGCTACGGGCCAGGTGAACCGCCTCTCTCAGCGGGCTCTCCATCGACTTGATGCCCTCGTTGATCCCGCGGATAACGGCCAGGGGGTCGTCCTCGACGTTGCCGGAGATGCCGAGGGTGACGCTGACGTGCAGCGGTGAGCCCGGCGGTTCGTCGTGCCTGTACTCTGACCTGCTGGACGAGCTTCTCGTCATGTCCTGCCCCCCTGGTGTGCGTAAGGACGACCTTACGGAAGTCAGGAATACCTGTCAACCGTCAGGGAGTCCTGATCGGCTCTGAGGACCGGTCGTGAGGTCCGTGCGTTAGGGTCGGACGATGACCGACCGGCCCCCGGCGTCCCTGCTCGGCCTCCAGCCCGGACGCCTGCCCGAGAGCTTCACGGACTTCCTGCGGGCCGAGCGTCCGGACCTCCTTCCGCGCCTGGAGGGGCAGGGGACCGGGATGACCTTCGCCACGACGATCCTCGCGCTGCGGTACTCGTCCGGGGTGGTGATCGCCGGCGACCGGCGGGCGACCGAGGGCTTTTCCATCGCGCACCGCGACATCGAAAAGGTGTTCCCGACCGACTCCCACTCGGCGGTGGCGATCTCCGGCGTGGCAGGGCCGTCGATGGAGATGGTGCGCCTGTTCCAGACCGAGCTCGAGTACTACGAGAAGGTGGAGGGCGAGCCTCTGTCGCTCACCGGCCGGGCGAACCACCTCGGCCGCCTCATCCGCGCCAACCTTCCGGCGGCGATGCAGGGACTGGTCGTGCTGCCGCTGTTCGCGGGCTATGACGTGCGGACCGGCGGCGGGCGCATCTTCCGCTACGACGTGACCGGCGGGCTGTACGAGGAGACCGACTATCACGCGACCGGGTCCGGGGGCAGCGAGGCGAAGGGGACCCTCAAGAAGCTGTACCACGCGTCGGACGACATCGACGGCGACGCCGGCGTGCGCATGTCGCTTGAGGCCCTGGCCGATGCCGCCGAGGAGGACGTCGGCACCGCGGGTCCGGACCCGGTCCACGGCATCTACCCGACGGTGTTCGTCATCGACGCGCAGGGGGTCCGGGAGGTTCCGGAGGCCGAGGTCCGGCGCGTGGCCACGGAGGTCCTCGACCGCCGCTCCGCCGCCTACCAGCGCCGCGCCGGGACCACCAAGCCCATGTCGGCGGAGGAGTGAGCATGCCC
This genomic window contains:
- a CDS encoding aminopeptidase, whose amino-acid sequence is EEFMAGGGNDSLTHVDFMIGSDDMDIDGITASGSAEAVMRFGEWAFDV
- a CDS encoding alpha/beta fold hydrolase, which gives rise to MAIALLAMSLAWAGPTASRPVSAQVPERPHLPSAGLSAPGVDVPCEPSADRPVPLILLHGTRSDRTINWSYLGPELAAMGFCVYSLDFPDRGQVPVPDSVAALAARVEEVKRETGAPKVSLFGHSLGGVVARDYVKRGGGLTMVEDVVAMGTSHTGYYTEPPGDQVDALFNTECHACFDQARGSDYMLGLNDGPDLTPGSASYTSIITAYDGVALPLESQYLPEGPEVANILLQDACPDHFVDHVTLALDPLVRDWVVNALERAGPADESRTVDCAPPLSRRGS
- the prcB gene encoding proteasome subunit beta; the encoded protein is MTDRPPASLLGLQPGRLPESFTDFLRAERPDLLPRLEGQGTGMTFATTILALRYSSGVVIAGDRRATEGFSIAHRDIEKVFPTDSHSAVAISGVAGPSMEMVRLFQTELEYYEKVEGEPLSLTGRANHLGRLIRANLPAAMQGLVVLPLFAGYDVRTGGGRIFRYDVTGGLYEETDYHATGSGGSEAKGTLKKLYHASDDIDGDAGVRMSLEALADAAEEDVGTAGPDPVHGIYPTVFVIDAQGVREVPEAEVRRVATEVLDRRSAAYQRRAGTTKPMSAEE